In Pseudoalteromonas tetraodonis, the genomic window AATCCCTTCAAGGCCTGGCGATGAATTTACTTCCATAACCAAAGGACCACGAGATGAGCGAAGTAAGTCAACGCCAGCAACGTTTAAGCCCATTGCTTTTGCCGCTGCAACCGCTGTTTTACGCTCTTCTGGCGTAATACGCACCAGTGTAGCGCTACCACCACGGTGAAGGTTTGAGCGGAACTCGCCTTCCTGTGCTTGGCGTTTCATTGCAGCAATCACTTTATCTCCGAGTACAAAACAACGAATATCCGCACCACCCGCTTCTTTAATATATTCTTGTACCATGATATTGGCTTTTAAACCCATAAACGCTTCAATAACACTTTCAGCCGCTTTACGTGTTTCAGCAAGTACCACACCAATACCTTGAGTGCCCTCAAGTAGCTTAATAACGACCGGTGCGCCACCTACCATTTCGAGTAAGTCTTTTACGTCATCTGGCTTGCTAGCAAAGCCTGTTACTGGCATGCCTACGCCTTTGCGTGATAATAATTGTAGAGAACGTAATTTATCGCGCGAACGAGAAATAGCCACAGATTCATTAACCGGATAAACACCCATCATTTCAAACTGGCGTAATACAGAACAGCCATAAAAAGTAACTGATGCGCCAATACGCGGAACAATGGCATCAAAATCTTTTAGGTTTTCGCCGCGGTAATGGATTTCAGGTTGATCTGAGTTTATATTCATATAACAACGTAGCGCGTTAATCACTTTTACTTCATGACCACGTTGCTCAGCCGCTTCAATTAAACGACGCGTTGAATATAAATTTTTGTTGCGAGATAAAATACCAATTTTCATAGTTAAAACCTTAACTAAATTATGTTGAGCAAGCACATATAAGTATGTTTGCTACTCAAGTAATTCTTATAATAAATGTGATAAAGCCGGATCAACGACTATACGATTTTCCATAGCTGTGCGTCCTAATAACATTCTAAACTTCATTGACGCACGACTTGTTAATGTAATTTCTATTGGCCAACTAAATTCGCCAGCATGTAATGTAGTTTCAATAAAGTAACGCAATTCTTTTTGGCCACTAGAGCTGGTAACGTACTTCATTTTTTTAACTTTGGCATTGCAGGTAATTTGCGTTTGCTCGTCTTCTTGCAATGGTTGGGCTATAAATTTAACCCATTTTTCGCCTTCCACTTCATATTCTTCAATATTAATTGCATGAATACAGGAAGTACGCGCACCGGTATCTATTTTTGCTTTAATTTGCTCGATGCCCAGCTCGGGTAAACTCAACCACTCACGCCAACCAACTGTTATTTTTGTCGTCATAAATGTGCCCTTAGTAAAAAAAGTGTTTTATACGCTACAGCAAATAAAACACCAACAAAATAAATTAATCTACTCGATAAGCCGATTTGATTGACCTTTTAAGTTAACTCGTTTAACAATGCAGCTCTTACGTATGCATTTAACCATAAGCTAAAACATAAGTTTTTGTTGCTAAACTCAGTTTAACATATACAAAGTAAAGCTAAATTTTATTTATTTAACTAGGGTCTGTTGACCTTTACGAATTAATATTTGTTCAAACTAGGGGCAATTTAATCGCGGCGCGAGGTTTGTAACCTAGTGGGCTAAGTAAAAATCGAGCAACAAAGAGTTAACTGCCCCTAGGCAGAACCCTTCGGGCAGCGCCTATTTGGCATTGATGCTGTGTTATCGTCTATGTATGGGGAATAACCACACTCTGCCTTGCCTAAATACCAAATAGACTGCTGAAAATTTAACCTTGAAAGATAAACAGATCCTAAATACATTACAGTTAACTGTATTAAAAATATACTATCGATGAGAAATTATTATGATTAATGGCTTACTTCATGCGCTTATTCTTGATGAAAAAGGCGGTGCACGCCCCATAGAAAACAGCAAGCAATTACACCAATGGCAACCTACTGATGGAAAACTGTGGGTGCATATGGACTACAGCCAAACAGATGCGGTGGATTGGTTAAAAAACTGCGGGCTGTTAAACGACTATGAACTGGAATCACTCACTGCTGATGAAACGCGTCCACGAATAACGCCAACAACTAATGGCCATATGTTATTTTTACGCGGGATCAACTTAAACCCAGCACAAAGCCCTGAAGACATGGTATCTATTCGGTTATTTATAAATAACGATGTGGTGATCACCACGCGTAAGCGCCGATTATTATCAGTGCAAGATATTCTAGCCTCGTTGAATAATAATGAGGGACCATGCAGTATTTCTGAATTGGTGTGTACATTAGCGCACAAGCTCACTTCACGTATGCAAACAGTAATTGATGAGCTAGATGAAAGCTTAGATGATTTTGAAGAGGAAATTGATGAGCCCAGTAAAAAGTTTGATAACCAAGGCTTGTCGCAACTTCGCCGTCAAACCATCGCGCTAAAACGTTACTTAAAACCACAAAAAGAAGCACTCAGTAGCATGGTTAATAATCATTACCCATGGCTTTTTGACGATGATAAAGCCAAGCTAAATGAAACCACCAATTTACTTATTCGCTATTTAGAAGAGCTCGATAGTTCAATAGAGCGCGCACTTGTTATCCAACAAACCATTACAAATCAGGTCTCTGAGCAATTAAATCAGCGGATGTATGTAATGTCGGTGGTAGCTGCTTTATTTTTACCGCTGGGCTTTTTAACGGGATTATTGGGGGTCAATGTCGGCGGTATACCTGGAACAGAAAGCCCCTATGCATTCACTGCATTTGTGGTGTTTTTAATTGTTTTAACTGGTGGGATTGGTATTTACTTTAAAAATAAAAAGTGGCTGTAATTATAATACAGATCCAATAAGACACAAAAAGGCGAACATATTGTTCGCCTTTTGCATTGGTAATCCTTACTCTTGAAAGTAAGTGCCCCAACCGTCGTATTCAACATCGCATTCAACAGCAAGTTGCGCGAGTTTGTCAACGTCTTCCATTATCACGTCGACATCTAATTCGGCTTCAACAACAATGTCAAAACTCCAAATTTTTTCACCGTCTTCAAGCTCAAGTTCTGCTGGCTCTTCTACATCGTAACCTAGTTTAAACGCAGCCAATGCCGCTTGTTCTAACTTAGTAAAGTCTTCACATACAAAGTGGTGTTCTACTTCATAAAGAATTTCTGGATCGGAACCATCTTCAAGTAGTGAAGTTACGATGTCTTCACTTATTTCACGCCAGTTTTCCATTATTTCTCTCTCACTTGAGCATCTAATTCTGTTATTTTAGCAGCCATAATACTGTGCACACTTTTAGCATGTTCACGGGCACTGATACTGTTATCAAGTGCTATGGGGGCTAACATTTCAATGTAAATTGTACCATTATCCCAGCGATTTAGTTTAATGGTTTTATCGGTTGTGTTCATACATACTGGCACAACAGGCACCTCTGCACTCATTGCGGTATGAAATGCACCGGTTTTAAAGGGGAGTAAACCACGACCATAACTACGCGTCCCCTCAGGGAACATCCACACCGATAAGCCTTTTTGTTTTATTTTAGCCGCTGCTTTTGAGATTGTGCCAGCAGCTTTTGAACGATTTGAACGGTCGATTAAAATATTACCCGACAACCAATAAAGCTGCCCAAAAAATGGGATCCATTTAAGACTTTTTTTGCCAACGCTCACACAATTTTTTGGTACCATGGCTGGAATAGTAAATAAATCGTAGCTATTTTGATGATTCGCTACATACACAGCAGGCCCCACCTTAAGCGCATCGGGATGATATTTTAGTTCTAATTTAACCCCAAGCATTTTAGCCATTGAGCCAAACCAACTTGCAATAACATGCACATTATTAGGATGAAATGGTCTAAATATTGATAACAACAAACCAAAAAAACAACTTAATAATATAAACAACAGCATTATTAAAATACGTATAACAGCTAGCAAGTGCGCCTCTCCAATATAACCACAATCATGTATTGCTTTATTATAACGTTATTTTGTTGCGCAGACGAGAAAATAGCGCACAAGCGTTCGCTGAAATAAAACAGTCATAAAAAAACGGCTTACCTAAGTAAGCCGTTATCTAGTTTAGTCTAATTTTTCGAGTGTTTTAACTTTGCTCAGTATCTGAATTTGGCTCATCAACTTGCTGAGGTGTTAACTCTACCACGGCTTCATCAACGCGCTGTAAACCACGAGGTAACTTGTTCCCTCTGCGGCCTCGCTCGCCATGGTAATGCTCAAGGTCGCTTGGTTTAAGCGTCAATTTACGCTTACCTGCATGCAGCGTAACACTGCTGCCTTGCGGCACAACAGCTAATACTTTTACAAACTCTTCGCGCGCTTGTACTTTAGCGCCCGGAATAGAAATAATCTTATTGCCCTTCCCTTTACCTAGCTTAGGTAAATCACGCAGTGGGAATAACAACATTCGCCCCTCGTTAGAAATTGCCATACAGTAATCACTGGCAACGTCATTAACGCGAATTGGCGAAAGTAACACACCACCTTTTGGCACACTCACTAAGGCTTTACCGTTTTTGTTTTTACTGACTAAATCTTTAAAGTCAGTAATAAAGCCATAACCGGCATCAGAAGCCATTAGCAATACTTGAGCGTCTTCACCCATAACTACGTGCTCAAAGCTTGCGCCTGAGGTTAAGTTAAAGCGCCCTGTCATAGGCTCGCCTTGGCTTCTTGCAGAAGGTAGGCTGTGGGCATCGGTCGCAAATGCACGCCCTGCTGAATCTAAAAATACCGCAGGTTGATTACTTTTACCTCGCGCTGATGCTCTATAGCCATCACCGGCACGGTAATTTAATCCTTCTACATCTAAGTCATGACCCTTACCAACACGTGCCCAGCCTTTATCAGATAGAACAACAGTCACAGACTCTGAAGGGATTAAATCTTTTTCGCTCAGTGCTTTGGCTTCCACACGCTCAATAACAGGTGAGCGACGATCGTCACCATACATTTCTGCGGCTTCTTGAATTTCTTTTTTAAGCAACGTCGACATGCGACGGTCTGAGCCTAATGTTTGCTCTAATTTGTCACGCTCTTTGGCTAATTCGTCTTGCTCACCACGAATTTTAAACTCTTCTAGTTTTGCTAAATGGCGAAGTTTTAATTCTAAAATGGCTTCCGCTTGAATATCGGTTAACTCAAAGCGTTCCATTAATAATGGTTTAGGCTTATCTTCAGAGCGGATAATTTCTATAACTTCGTCAATATTTAAAAAGGCAGCAAGCAAGCCCTCTAAAATATGTAATCTTGCGAGTACTTTATCGAGTCGATATTGCAAACGACGACGCACTGTTTCACGTCTAAAAGTCAGCCATTCAGTTAAAATACTACGTAAGTCTTTAACTTGTGGACGGCCATCTAAGCCCAGCATATTTAAGTTTACGCGGTAATTTTTTTCAAGATCGGTTGTTGCAAATAAGTGCGCCATTAATGGCTCAGCTTTAATTCGGTTTGAACGCGGCACAATCACA contains:
- the rimK gene encoding 30S ribosomal protein S6--L-glutamate ligase, with protein sequence MKIGILSRNKNLYSTRRLIEAAEQRGHEVKVINALRCYMNINSDQPEIHYRGENLKDFDAIVPRIGASVTFYGCSVLRQFEMMGVYPVNESVAISRSRDKLRSLQLLSRKGVGMPVTGFASKPDDVKDLLEMVGGAPVVIKLLEGTQGIGVVLAETRKAAESVIEAFMGLKANIMVQEYIKEAGGADIRCFVLGDKVIAAMKRQAQEGEFRSNLHRGGSATLVRITPEERKTAVAAAKAMGLNVAGVDLLRSSRGPLVMEVNSSPGLEGIEVATGKDIAGMVIDFIEKNAASKGTATRGKG
- a CDS encoding ATP-dependent zinc protease family protein, which encodes MTTKITVGWREWLSLPELGIEQIKAKIDTGARTSCIHAINIEEYEVEGEKWVKFIAQPLQEDEQTQITCNAKVKKMKYVTSSSGQKELRYFIETTLHAGEFSWPIEITLTSRASMKFRMLLGRTAMENRIVVDPALSHLL
- the zntB gene encoding zinc transporter ZntB, with translation MINGLLHALILDEKGGARPIENSKQLHQWQPTDGKLWVHMDYSQTDAVDWLKNCGLLNDYELESLTADETRPRITPTTNGHMLFLRGINLNPAQSPEDMVSIRLFINNDVVITTRKRRLLSVQDILASLNNNEGPCSISELVCTLAHKLTSRMQTVIDELDESLDDFEEEIDEPSKKFDNQGLSQLRRQTIALKRYLKPQKEALSSMVNNHYPWLFDDDKAKLNETTNLLIRYLEELDSSIERALVIQQTITNQVSEQLNQRMYVMSVVAALFLPLGFLTGLLGVNVGGIPGTESPYAFTAFVVFLIVLTGGIGIYFKNKKWL
- the rraB gene encoding ribonuclease E inhibitor RraB — translated: MENWREISEDIVTSLLEDGSDPEILYEVEHHFVCEDFTKLEQAALAAFKLGYDVEEPAELELEDGEKIWSFDIVVEAELDVDVIMEDVDKLAQLAVECDVEYDGWGTYFQE
- a CDS encoding 1-acylglycerol-3-phosphate O-acyltransferase; its protein translation is MLAVIRILIMLLFILLSCFFGLLLSIFRPFHPNNVHVIASWFGSMAKMLGVKLELKYHPDALKVGPAVYVANHQNSYDLFTIPAMVPKNCVSVGKKSLKWIPFFGQLYWLSGNILIDRSNRSKAAGTISKAAAKIKQKGLSVWMFPEGTRSYGRGLLPFKTGAFHTAMSAEVPVVPVCMNTTDKTIKLNRWDNGTIYIEMLAPIALDNSISAREHAKSVHSIMAAKITELDAQVREK
- the parC gene encoding DNA topoisomerase IV subunit A, coding for MSDTDTLLMQGIEQQTMGRFTEDAYLNYSMYVIMDRALPHVGDGLKPVQRRIIYAMSELGLSANAKYKKSARTVGDVLGKYHPHGDSACYEAMVLMAQPFSYRYPLVDGQGNWGAADDPKSFAAMRYTEARLSKFSEVLLKELGQGTVDWTPNFDGTMDEPLVLPSRLPHILLNGVTGIAVGMATDIPPHNVREVASACCLLLDKPKTELEELLDLVHAPDYPTDAEIITPKADIHKIYKTGRGSIKMRAVYCEEQGDIVITALPHQCSGAKVLEQIAAQMNAKKLPMVADLRDESDHENPTRIVIVPRSNRIKAEPLMAHLFATTDLEKNYRVNLNMLGLDGRPQVKDLRSILTEWLTFRRETVRRRLQYRLDKVLARLHILEGLLAAFLNIDEVIEIIRSEDKPKPLLMERFELTDIQAEAILELKLRHLAKLEEFKIRGEQDELAKERDKLEQTLGSDRRMSTLLKKEIQEAAEMYGDDRRSPVIERVEAKALSEKDLIPSESVTVVLSDKGWARVGKGHDLDVEGLNYRAGDGYRASARGKSNQPAVFLDSAGRAFATDAHSLPSARSQGEPMTGRFNLTSGASFEHVVMGEDAQVLLMASDAGYGFITDFKDLVSKNKNGKALVSVPKGGVLLSPIRVNDVASDYCMAISNEGRMLLFPLRDLPKLGKGKGNKIISIPGAKVQAREEFVKVLAVVPQGSSVTLHAGKRKLTLKPSDLEHYHGERGRRGNKLPRGLQRVDEAVVELTPQQVDEPNSDTEQS